Proteins found in one Bremerella volcania genomic segment:
- a CDS encoding type II secretion system F family protein: MALSLEVVGAFLGISILLFLVGSLMLWLGRNRAQDYLEASSGQSLGIFTKLFAYMIPIANESRDKLQAELVKAGHYGKYAAEDYLALRNAAVFSWLIFVAVALVMTINDGPEAQQFYFIVGGIVLVLIWGLPRIILSSSASARVQRIRYGLPDGLDMVTMTVSAGMPLQRAIAHVSRELRSSHNDLACELTILEGQASARSLDYALKEFAKRVDDPDVTALSTMIHHAERLGGNVANAFHEFADSIRETRRQRAEEEGNRTSIKLLFPVIFFLAPPIYVLLLGPAVMEIRNFSMRETAPGGALNQSATQSSVSADPDRTTSVFPPAGN, from the coding sequence ATGGCGTTAAGCTTAGAAGTTGTCGGAGCCTTTCTCGGAATTAGCATTCTGCTATTTCTGGTAGGCAGCCTTATGCTTTGGCTGGGGCGTAATCGGGCACAAGATTACCTGGAAGCTTCCAGTGGCCAGTCGCTGGGTATCTTCACCAAGCTTTTCGCCTATATGATTCCGATCGCTAACGAAAGCCGCGACAAGCTGCAAGCGGAACTGGTCAAGGCAGGCCACTACGGCAAGTACGCGGCAGAAGATTACCTGGCACTGCGTAATGCGGCCGTCTTCTCCTGGCTGATCTTCGTGGCCGTGGCATTGGTCATGACCATTAACGATGGCCCGGAAGCTCAGCAGTTTTACTTCATCGTGGGTGGGATCGTCCTGGTATTGATCTGGGGGCTTCCGCGTATCATCTTGTCGTCGTCCGCTTCTGCCCGCGTGCAGCGCATTCGCTATGGACTTCCCGACGGGTTGGACATGGTGACGATGACCGTCTCGGCCGGCATGCCGCTCCAGCGAGCCATTGCCCATGTCAGCCGCGAACTGCGCAGCTCGCACAACGACCTTGCTTGTGAGCTGACCATCCTGGAAGGTCAGGCGTCAGCTCGATCCCTCGACTATGCCCTTAAAGAGTTTGCCAAACGTGTCGATGACCCTGACGTGACGGCCCTTTCGACCATGATTCATCATGCCGAACGCCTGGGCGGAAACGTAGCCAATGCTTTCCACGAGTTTGCCGACAGCATCCGCGAAACACGCCGTCAACGAGCCGAAGAAGAAGGGAATCGCACGTCGATCAAACTGCTATTCCCCGTGATCTTCTTCCTGGCACCGCCAATCTACGTTCTATTGCTGGGACCGGCGGTTATGGAGATTCGGAACTTTTCGATGCGTGAGACCGCACCAGGCGGGGCATTGAATCAATCGGCGACTCAGTCTTCCGTTTCAGCGGATCCAGATCGCACGACCAGCGTCTTTCCGCCCGCTGGCAACTAA
- a CDS encoding tetratricopeptide repeat protein — protein sequence MFATSKPTVENNFTQEMSFARLSERNGDNVKAKKLYRHILSEEPENRIALHRMGVISGKEGQYDEAVKYLTHATTVGDPSAELLSDLGYVYYLQHNQDLAKTTLERALAEDPDYEAARTNLAIVYAELGQYDIALNHFRQVSSEAEALSNLAYIQSQRGDLELAQRNYSRALDIDKRLRPAAEALIQIAQMTGDVTDRPNVRPHVVPTPEQPKQEMVAQANQSIPAASQFVAKPAPESATNNPLRAASQSDVQQVQYSSTSQQTKATSGNAALTIPTQSLGASPAVFQISDEPASSSVQQPPRASTQIGAMQSASAQSFNQQIMNALQAASTK from the coding sequence ATGTTCGCCACGTCGAAACCGACGGTCGAAAACAATTTCACCCAAGAGATGAGTTTCGCCCGTCTCTCGGAACGCAATGGCGATAATGTCAAAGCCAAAAAGCTTTATCGCCACATTCTGTCGGAAGAGCCGGAAAACCGAATTGCTTTGCATCGTATGGGGGTCATTTCTGGTAAGGAAGGTCAGTACGACGAAGCTGTTAAATACCTGACCCACGCTACCACCGTGGGCGACCCTTCCGCGGAGTTGCTGTCGGACCTGGGTTACGTCTACTATCTGCAGCACAATCAAGATTTGGCTAAAACGACCTTGGAGCGTGCTTTGGCCGAAGACCCAGATTACGAAGCCGCTCGCACCAACCTGGCGATCGTCTACGCCGAACTGGGGCAGTATGACATCGCTTTGAATCATTTCCGCCAGGTATCGAGCGAAGCTGAGGCCCTCTCGAACTTGGCATACATTCAAAGCCAGCGTGGCGATCTGGAACTTGCTCAACGCAATTACAGCCGAGCGCTTGATATCGACAAACGTCTCCGTCCAGCAGCCGAGGCACTCATTCAGATCGCCCAAATGACCGGTGACGTGACCGATCGGCCTAACGTGCGACCTCATGTCGTACCCACCCCAGAGCAACCTAAGCAGGAAATGGTCGCTCAGGCGAACCAGAGCATTCCTGCAGCATCGCAGTTTGTCGCCAAGCCAGCACCTGAATCGGCAACGAACAACCCACTTCGCGCAGCATCGCAATCGGATGTTCAGCAGGTCCAATACAGCAGCACTTCTCAACAAACCAAAGCCACTAGTGGTAATGCGGCGTTGACGATTCCCACGCAAAGCTTGGGAGCAAGCCCCGCGGTATTCCAGATCTCGGACGAGCCGGCTTCATCAAGCGTTCAACAGCCGCCACGAGCATCGACGCAAATCGGAGCAATGCAGTCGGCATCCGCTCAAAGCTTTAATCAGCAGATCATGAACGCTCTGCAAGCGGCGTCGACGAAGTAG